In Candidatus Poribacteria bacterium, the genomic window TAAGCGACGACTGAGAATATATCAACTCATTTTCTAATTTTGCGTAAGTCCTAAATAAATAAAAAGAAAATCGCGGAAACAGGAGATCCTTTTGTCTTCTTACATGAGGGTGAAGAACTCAAGATAAAGACAGAGAATATCGCGTCCCACCCGACAGGCGGTGCCGGTTTCGGGCTTGCGAATTACACAGCGCGCTTTGACAACATTACCATCACCGGGGAAGGAATCCCAGACCGGGGAGGATTACCCGTAACGCCGGGAGCAAAACTTACGACAATGTGGGGAGCGTTAAAATCAAATCCGTGATTCAGACAAAATTGCCGACAACTGAAAGCCGATAACAAAACAAAACCGCTTTAAGACCTTTGTTTTGTCACCGGCTTTTATTTTTTTTCAAAAAAACTTGACAATGTTTTTGAAATATGAGAAAATATGAAGTGTGTTAGAAAAATCTGTTTGTGAGTCTGCATTAACCTTTCCTGTTGGCGAAGTTTGCGATTCAATATTAAGATATGTGAGGACAAAATAGATTAAAAACAATGTTAATAGATTATCTTCCGATCTTACTGTTAGGGCTATTCGCTGTTATCTTTGCGGCGGTTAACCTTGCCCTGACGCATATTCTTGGTCCGAAACGCCCAACCCCCGTTAAACTCTCCGTGTACGAATCCGGGGTCCGCCCGGTTGGTGATGCGAGGCAGCGGTTTACCATCCGGTTCGACCTTATCGCGATGCTCTTCATCATCTTCGATATTGAAGTGGTGTTCCTCTATCCTTGGGCATTGGTCTTCAAGAAATTCTCTGAAACAAGTGGTTTGTTTATTTTAATTGAAATGCTGGTGTTTATCGGTATTCTTTTTCTCGGCTATATCTACGCTTGGAAGAAAGGAGGCTTAACATGGGATTAGACTTTGGACCAGATACCGGACAGGACGGTAATATCATCACAACGACGATTGATAAGGTCGTCAACTGGGGACGAAAGAACTCTTTGTGGCCGATGCCGTTCGGTACGGCTTGCTGTGCGATTGAGATGATGGCAACTTTGGCTTCCAAATACGACCTCTCTCGATTTGGCTCTGAGGCGATCCGCTTTTCACCGCGCCAATCGGATCTCCTTATCGTCTCCGGCAGAATTTCCATCAAAATGATGCCGGTCTTGAAACGTATTTACGACCAGATGCCCGACCCGAAATGGGTAATCTCAATGGGAGCGTGTGCTTCTTGCGGCGGTGTGTTTGACACCTACACCCTTATCCAAGGTGTAGATCAGTTCATTCCTGTGGATGTCTATATTCCCGGATGCCCACCACGTCCCGAAGACCTGATTGATGCAGTGCTGCAGGTGCAGCAAAAAATTGATAGTGGTGCCTTACCTAAAGGAGTAGAGGCGGTTTATGAATGAAGAGAAAGAAGTCGAAGAACAGTCGAAACCTCTTGTCCTTGAAAAATTAGAGGCAGATTACGCAGACGCGCTTTTAGCACAGGATGAAGTCCGCGGCACCGCCGTCGCTGTTGTGCGTAAAGAACATGCTTACGCCGTTCTGGAATATCTGAAAACAGATCCCGAACTTGCCTATACCTACCTTGTCGATGTCACAGCGGTGGATAATTCGGAGATGGAATCGGAGTTAATGCAATTCGACTATGCCAGATTCATGGTCGTTTATCAGCTCTACTCCTATCAAGGACAGTGCCGTTTTCGGGTTAAAGTCCCTGTGCATGAAAACGACTTGAGCATCCCATCTGTTGCAGGCTTGTGGCGAGCGGCAAATTGGTTGGAACGCGAGACTTATGACATGTTTGGTATCCATTTTGAGGGGCACCCCGATCTGCGTCGGATCTTAATGCCAGACGACTTTGAGGGGTACCCACTCCGTAAGGATTACCCACTTCGAGGACGCGGCGAACGCGAACGGTTCAATTTTGACAAGCAGAATGTATAAAAAAAGCGGTCAGCACGGGTTGCTACGCAACCCTTTCAGGGGTCAGTTAAGAAAAGAGATTTTCTGTAACGCTTGCGTCTTTACTGATTGCTGATAGCCGACAGCTGATGTCTATAAAAAAGGAGTATACATACTATGCAAAGTGGGTTGGAACGCGCGACAGGCGAGAAGATGGTTCTCAACTTCGGTCCACAACATCCTGCAACGCACGGCACCCTTCGCATTGTGTTAGAACTCGACGGCGAATCCATTTTGAAGGCAACCCCGCACGCCGGTTACCTTCACACAGGATTTGAGAAACTCGGTGAACATCTGGATTACAACCAATACATCGTTGTAACGGACAGGATGAACTATCTGTCACCGCTGTCGAACAACTTCGGGTATGTGCTTGCAGTCGAGCAATTGCTCGGTATTGAGGTGCCGAAAAGGTGCCAATACATCCGTATTTTGATGGCAGAACTCTCAAGAGTCGCAGACCATCTGCTCTGGCTGGGGACCGCAGCACTGGATTTAGGGGCATTTTCAGTATTCCTCTACAGCTTCCGTGAACGTGAAAAATTGTACAGCATCTTTGAAAAAACAACAGGTGCGCGGTTGACAACCAGTTACACGCGTGTCGGCGGGGTCCTCCGAGACCTCTATCAAGGCTGCGAGGAAGATATCCAACAATTCATCACCGACTTCCCGAAGGCACTGCGAGAAACCCACACGCTACTCACCCGAAATCGTATCTGGATGGATCGCACGAAAGGCGTTGGCCCTATTTCAGGTGAGGATGCCATTGACTACGGTTTGACGGGTCCCTGTCTCCGGGCAACCGGCGTTGCGCACGACCTGCGTAAGGCTGAACCCTACTCCAGTTACGATGAGGTGACGTTTGATGTGCCCGTTGGCACTAACGGTGATGCCTATGACCGTTACCTCGTGCGAATGGAAGAAATGATTCAGAGTTGTGGTATCATTGCCCAAGTCCTCGATAATATGCCTGATGGACCGGTCAACTCCGAAAATAACAAAATTATGCTCCCGAATAAAGAGGACGCTTATGGACATATTGAGGGGTTAATCCATCATTTCAAAGTGATTATGGATGGACACGGTGTAGAGGTTCCAAAAGGCGATCACTACTGTGCAACTGAATCCCCGAACGGAGAACTCGGATTTTATATCGTCAGTGATGGGAGTGGAACGGGTTACCGTATCCGTATCCGTCCACCGAGTTTCTTGAATTTCCAAGCATTACCGCACATGTTGGAGGGCGGGATGGTCTCTGACACTGTGGCTGTGTTGGGAAGTCTGAACGTTATTGCCGGGGAGTTAGATCGCTAAATGGAGCATCGTACTTCTACTTGACGGATTGATAAGAATTTAACCCTGAAAAAAGATAATTACATCTTAGCGAAACTCTCAAGTTAAAGTTGCTATACCAGAGGCGGTTGAACTTAACCAGAAACCCGGGGAATGCCATAAGGCATTCATACCGTTGATTTGCGAAACGAAGTGGAGCGGTGACCAGATTTAAGAGTTAAAAATATGGAACTCAAAGGTATTATGCTCTTTGTCAAAGACATGAAGGGTATTATTGCATTTTACAGGGATGTCATTGGATTGACACCTGACGAAGACCAGCCGTTCCCAGAACACCGGTTTTTCCGCTTTAATGCAGGTGCTTGCACGTTGTGTCTCCATAGTGCCAGCAAACCCAACGAAGGAAGACAAAAACTGATGTTTCACGTTGAAAGCGTGAGTGCTGTTCACCAACACATAAAATCGAAAGGGAAACGATTACGAAAACTTGAAAATAACGATGGGCATGCCATTTTCGACATTCGCGATCCAGAAGGCAATCGTATTCAGTTTTACGGGAATTACTAAGACCCGCAATATGCGTCAATTTAAAAGGTTATCTATCAACTGTTAAATGTTACACTTTTCGCCAAATTATTTTTTTTACAACGGAGAAAAATATATCCATGAACCCTTACGGTGACTGGGTTCTATACCAATAACCGCTGTCCGTCAAATGTTACACTGGTGTAACATTTTAAAGTGAATTTTTAGACGTGTAGGTTGGGTTGAATGCAGTGAAACCCAACGCTCAGGGTTATTTAGTTGTAAGAAATAAATTTACTTATGTGAAGTTGAAGGAAAACGTAGATGTCAGATGAACTCATTCAAATCGAAACGCCTTTCGCGTTTAACGAAGAAAATCAGCGTGCGTTCGACGCGTTGATAGGGCGGTATCCAATTAAGGAGGCAGCGATGCTGCCAACGCTCCATCTCGCACAGAGACAGGCGGGCTATATTACCCCTGCTGTCATGAAGTACGTCGCAGAGCAACTCGAAGTCTCCTTGATGAAGGTCAAGGATGTCGTCACTTTCTATCCGATGTTCTTTGAAGAGCCGGTAGGTGAGTACGTGATTCGAGTGTGTCATACATTGCCTTGTGCCTTGCGGGACTGCAAAGTTGTTTTGGACTATCTCAAGGAGAAAT contains:
- a CDS encoding NADH-quinone oxidoreductase subunit A → MLIDYLPILLLGLFAVIFAAVNLALTHILGPKRPTPVKLSVYESGVRPVGDARQRFTIRFDLIAMLFIIFDIEVVFLYPWALVFKKFSETSGLFILIEMLVFIGILFLGYIYAWKKGGLTWD
- a CDS encoding NADH-quinone oxidoreductase subunit B, translating into MGLDFGPDTGQDGNIITTTIDKVVNWGRKNSLWPMPFGTACCAIEMMATLASKYDLSRFGSEAIRFSPRQSDLLIVSGRISIKMMPVLKRIYDQMPDPKWVISMGACASCGGVFDTYTLIQGVDQFIPVDVYIPGCPPRPEDLIDAVLQVQQKIDSGALPKGVEAVYE
- a CDS encoding NADH-quinone oxidoreductase subunit C is translated as MNEEKEVEEQSKPLVLEKLEADYADALLAQDEVRGTAVAVVRKEHAYAVLEYLKTDPELAYTYLVDVTAVDNSEMESELMQFDYARFMVVYQLYSYQGQCRFRVKVPVHENDLSIPSVAGLWRAANWLERETYDMFGIHFEGHPDLRRILMPDDFEGYPLRKDYPLRGRGERERFNFDKQNV
- the nuoD gene encoding NADH dehydrogenase (quinone) subunit D: MQSGLERATGEKMVLNFGPQHPATHGTLRIVLELDGESILKATPHAGYLHTGFEKLGEHLDYNQYIVVTDRMNYLSPLSNNFGYVLAVEQLLGIEVPKRCQYIRILMAELSRVADHLLWLGTAALDLGAFSVFLYSFREREKLYSIFEKTTGARLTTSYTRVGGVLRDLYQGCEEDIQQFITDFPKALRETHTLLTRNRIWMDRTKGVGPISGEDAIDYGLTGPCLRATGVAHDLRKAEPYSSYDEVTFDVPVGTNGDAYDRYLVRMEEMIQSCGIIAQVLDNMPDGPVNSENNKIMLPNKEDAYGHIEGLIHHFKVIMDGHGVEVPKGDHYCATESPNGELGFYIVSDGSGTGYRIRIRPPSFLNFQALPHMLEGGMVSDTVAVLGSLNVIAGELDR
- a CDS encoding VOC family protein, which produces MELKGIMLFVKDMKGIIAFYRDVIGLTPDEDQPFPEHRFFRFNAGACTLCLHSASKPNEGRQKLMFHVESVSAVHQHIKSKGKRLRKLENNDGHAIFDIRDPEGNRIQFYGNY
- a CDS encoding NAD(P)H-dependent oxidoreductase subunit E, producing MSDELIQIETPFAFNEENQRAFDALIGRYPIKEAAMLPTLHLAQRQAGYITPAVMKYVAEQLEVSLMKVKDVVTFYPMFFEEPVGEYVIRVCHTLPCALRDCKVVLDYLKEKLETDVASETNLAKGTTADGKFTLMKVECLASCDVAPVIMVNDDLYKNLTPEKVDELLAKLAS